AAGGCGCCGGTGAACAGCGCGACCAGCGCGAGCACCGTGAGGTTGACGCGGTAGGCGCGCGAGAGGTTGCTCACGCGCTCGCCCGATTGTTCGGGCCGCTGCGCGATCACGTTCGCGGGCAGTTGCAGCGCGGCCAGCACATCGCTGGCGCGCGCGCCAGGCGCCAGGCGCAGGTCGATGCGGCTGAGTTCACCCTCGCGTTGCGACAGGGCCTGCGCGGCGGCCACGTCCATCACCAGCAGCGGCGCGCCGGGCGCGTTCACGCGGCCGGCCACGCGCAGGCGCGCGCCATCCCCCGTTTGCAACGCGGTCTGCCCCGCGAGAGCCTGTTGGGCCGCCGCGTTGAGAAACACCGCGTCGGGCGCGAACAGGTCGAAGCGGCGCGCGCCGCTGGGCGCCTGGGTGGTGTCGGTCACCGGCATCAGCGCGGGCGAAAGCGCGGCGACCACCAGCGCGTCCACCCCCACCAGGCTCACGCCCATGCGTTCGCCGCTGGGTGCAATCACCTGCAGTGGAAATTCGAGCACCGGGCTGGCCAGCGCCACACCGGGGTGCGCGGCCACTCGCGCGAGCAGGGCATCGTCCAGCGCGCCCTGGCGCGCGCGCAGTTCCACGTCGGGTTGGCCGTTGACCGAACTCACCGCGCTGGAGAACTCGGCCAGGGCCGAGGCGTTGATCAGGTGCACCGCGAACGCGAGCGCCACGCCCAGCAACACCGCCACCACCGCACTGGCGTTGCGCCAGGGGTGGTGGCGCAACTCTTGCCAGGAGAAGGTGCAGAGCAGGGCGCGCATACTGTCGAGCTTACAAGGGTGCTTGGTGAGGCAGCGCACCGACAGGCATTCGCCAGGCGCCTAACATGGGCCATTCCTTTCACGGTGCCACCATGGTCCACATTCACCTTGCCATCGATCTGCAGTACGAGGTGCTGCCGCCCGGCGCCGATTTCATCTTCAACGTGCAGGCCGCGCACACGCCGCAGCAGACCGTGACCTGGGAACAGCTGCAGGTCAGCCAGCCGGTGCCGCTCCTGATGCACACCGACGCCGCCACGCGCACGCGCACCTTGCGTCTGAGCGCCACGCCGGGCGCGCTGTCGGTGCGGTACCGCGCCACGCTGGGCATCGAGCACCACGTGGCCGACCCCGACCAACTGACCGAGACGCCGGTGGCCCAGCTGCCGCCCGAGGCGCTGATCTATATCTACCCCAGCCGCTATTGCCCGTCCGACTGCGTGGCGCAGAAGGCCTTCGAGTTGTTTGGCCAGTTGCCGCAGGGCTACCGCCGCGTGAAGGCCATTCGCGACTGGGTGCAGAACCATGTGACCTTCACATCCGGTTCGAGCAACTCCATGACTTCGGCGCTGGACACGCTGAACGACCGCCAAGGCGTGTGCCGCGATTTCGCGCATCTGATGATCACCATGTGCCGCGCGCTCAACATCCCCGCGCGCTTCACCACCGCGATCGACTTCGGAGCCGATCCTGCCTTGGGCCCGACCGACTTCCACGCCTATGTGGAAGCGTACGTGGGCCACCGCTGGTATCTCTTCGACCCCTCGGGCACGGCGATCCCGATGGGCTTCGTGCGCATCGGCACCGGGCGCGATGCGGCCGACGTCTCCTTTGCCACCATCTTTGGCGGCGTGACCAGCCAGGCCCCGCGCATCGACATCTCGGCCCAGACCAGCGTCGAAAACGGCTGGCAGATGCCGGTGCACCGCCCTGACGCCTTGTCCACCGACAGCGGCTGGCACGCGCCGGCCTGAACCGACGCGCCCTGCCGCCCACGCCGCTCGGCGAAAGCCGAGCAAATTACTCTGCGAGCCCCTTCCCACGCCCGTGGTTTGTCTGTAAAATTCGCTTCGTTTCAAGTAAGAAACACGGATTTACTAAAGAAACGATCGGCCACCGCCACGGCCGGGCACTTCAAGGAAGACAGATGAGCGTATTGGGCATTGATCAAATCACCTACGGCGCTGCCGATCTGCCGCGTTGCCGGCAGTTCTTCCTGGACTGGGGGCTCACGCTCGCGAGCGAAACCGCGCAGGAGCTGGTGTTCGAATCGCTCAATGGCTGCCGTGTGGTCGTGGCCCATTCCGACAAGCCCGGCTTGCCTGCCGGCGTCGAGCCCGATCCGACGCTGCGCGAAGTGGTGTGGGGCGT
The sequence above is a segment of the Hydrogenophaga sp. BPS33 genome. Coding sequences within it:
- a CDS encoding transglutaminase-like domain-containing protein, whose translation is MVHIHLAIDLQYEVLPPGADFIFNVQAAHTPQQTVTWEQLQVSQPVPLLMHTDAATRTRTLRLSATPGALSVRYRATLGIEHHVADPDQLTETPVAQLPPEALIYIYPSRYCPSDCVAQKAFELFGQLPQGYRRVKAIRDWVQNHVTFTSGSSNSMTSALDTLNDRQGVCRDFAHLMITMCRALNIPARFTTAIDFGADPALGPTDFHAYVEAYVGHRWYLFDPSGTAIPMGFVRIGTGRDAADVSFATIFGGVTSQAPRIDISAQTSVENGWQMPVHRPDALSTDSGWHAPA